The following proteins are encoded in a genomic region of [Eubacterium] hominis:
- a CDS encoding KamA family radical SAM protein yields the protein MLWQNELHHNITTIEELSKYYHFTEDEKNKLNRLLEQFPMSITRYYLSLINKDDPHDPIARIAVPSLQEFHLEGSFDTSGEKENTKVVGLQHKYAQTALILSTNQCASYCRHCFRRRLVGLSGDEIMKRFDAIENYVAEHKEINNILISGGDSLCQDNHMIKRYLDTFSKMEHLDFIRFGTRIPVVFPQRIINDPELVTMFREYNNIKPIYIVTHFNHPREITKESTLAVKLLRDAGIIVKNQTVLLKGVNDDADTLAQLLQGLTRIGVVPYYIFQCRPVCGVKTQFQIPLALGYDIVEKAKAQQNGQGKCLKYIMSHQSGKIEITGKIDDTHLMMKYHQSKDPSQYGITYIKELPVDETWLKEDHL from the coding sequence ATGCTATGGCAAAACGAACTGCATCATAATATCACAACCATAGAGGAATTATCCAAGTACTATCATTTTACAGAAGATGAAAAGAATAAATTAAATCGTCTGTTGGAACAATTCCCTATGTCCATCACTCGCTATTATTTATCTTTGATCAATAAAGATGATCCTCATGATCCTATTGCCCGTATTGCTGTTCCTAGTCTACAAGAATTTCATTTGGAAGGTTCTTTTGACACTAGTGGTGAAAAAGAAAACACCAAAGTAGTTGGTCTACAACATAAATATGCGCAAACTGCATTAATTCTTTCCACCAATCAATGTGCTTCCTATTGCCGGCATTGTTTCCGAAGAAGGCTGGTAGGTTTATCTGGTGATGAGATTATGAAACGCTTTGATGCCATTGAGAACTATGTGGCTGAGCATAAGGAAATCAATAATATATTGATCAGCGGTGGAGATTCTTTATGTCAGGATAATCATATGATTAAACGCTACTTAGATACCTTTTCTAAAATGGAGCATTTGGATTTTATCCGTTTTGGGACCAGGATTCCCGTTGTATTTCCACAACGTATCATCAATGATCCAGAACTTGTGACTATGTTTCGTGAATACAACAATATCAAACCGATTTATATCGTAACCCATTTTAACCATCCTCGTGAAATCACAAAGGAATCCACACTTGCGGTTAAATTATTAAGAGATGCTGGCATCATTGTGAAAAATCAAACAGTATTGTTGAAAGGTGTCAATGATGATGCGGATACTTTGGCACAGCTTTTACAGGGTCTGACCCGAATCGGTGTAGTCCCATATTACATTTTCCAATGTCGCCCTGTCTGTGGTGTAAAAACTCAATTTCAAATTCCGCTGGCACTTGGCTATGATATCGTAGAAAAAGCCAAGGCACAACAAAATGGTCAAGGAAAATGCTTAAAGTACATCATGTCACATCAAAGTGGTAAAATTGAAATCACAGGCAAGATCGATGATACCCATCTCATGATGAAATATCATCAATCCAAAGATCCAAGCCAATATGGTATTACCTATATCAAGGAGCTGCCAGTGGATGAAACATGGCTGAAAGAAGATCATTTATAA
- a CDS encoding cold-shock protein translates to MSTGKVKWFNAEKGYGFITSDEGKDIFVHYTSINADGYRSLEEGQKVTFDVVEGDRGQQAANVSVEA, encoded by the coding sequence ATGAGTACAGGTAAAGTAAAATGGTTTAACGCAGAAAAAGGATACGGATTTATCACTTCTGATGAAGGAAAAGATATCTTCGTTCACTACACAAGCATCAATGCTGATGGTTACCGTTCTTTGGAAGAAGGACAGAAAGTAACTTTCGACGTTGTTGAAGGTGATCGCGGTCAGCAGGCTGCTAATGTTTCTGTAGAAGCTTAA
- a CDS encoding MATE family efflux transporter, whose amino-acid sequence MNKKRQFLKFVIPSVVSMLVFNLYTMVDGIYVARFVGEHALSAVNISMPYINFIFAFSILFSVGTSTVVAIYRGENRLDKANQVFTINTFVLAISAVLITFLAYLNLDTLAFFLGASEVTMPYVKNYLGIIIWFSFFFIVSYSLEVLVKTDGFPKLTTAAIAIGAITNIVMDYVLVVLCKMGIQGAAIATGLSQVLTFGVFFHHFIKRKGSIHWIKCRLDLSIYQRILPIGTADFMNELSAGFIVFVFNHAILKYIGDDGIVTYTIITYIYNIVMMTFTGISQGMQPLVSFYRGKKEPKTCALFLRYGFISTLLTSIVSLAICLILTPLLVSIFLDPSSGELFNESVKAFREYSLCYLVIGYNIVASGYFAASEQSRYSFTISVLRGFIMIALSVLLMGYLFQGDGIWYATLVCESVTLLVSVTFLWKQKKKGEAALSIA is encoded by the coding sequence ATGAATAAAAAAAGACAGTTTTTAAAATTTGTAATACCAAGTGTTGTCAGTATGCTGGTATTTAATCTTTATACGATGGTGGATGGCATCTATGTTGCACGCTTTGTTGGAGAGCATGCATTATCCGCAGTAAATATTTCTATGCCATACATCAACTTTATTTTTGCTTTTTCTATACTATTCTCTGTAGGAACCTCTACGGTTGTGGCAATCTATCGTGGAGAAAATCGATTAGATAAAGCAAACCAGGTATTTACGATCAATACATTTGTATTGGCAATATCTGCAGTTTTGATTACCTTTCTGGCATATTTAAATCTGGATACACTGGCTTTCTTTCTGGGTGCTAGTGAGGTCACGATGCCTTATGTAAAAAACTATCTGGGAATCATCATCTGGTTTTCATTCTTCTTTATTGTATCCTATTCCTTAGAAGTACTAGTCAAAACCGATGGTTTTCCAAAGCTTACTACAGCAGCCATTGCCATTGGTGCCATTACCAATATCGTCATGGACTATGTGTTGGTGGTATTATGTAAGATGGGAATTCAGGGAGCGGCAATTGCGACTGGATTATCTCAGGTATTAACATTTGGTGTGTTTTTCCACCATTTCATCAAACGCAAAGGCAGTATCCACTGGATAAAATGCAGATTGGATTTATCCATCTATCAACGTATCCTTCCCATTGGAACAGCAGACTTTATGAATGAATTATCTGCGGGATTTATTGTATTTGTATTTAATCATGCGATATTGAAATATATCGGAGATGATGGTATCGTTACCTATACGATCATTACGTATATTTATAATATTGTTATGATGACATTTACTGGTATTTCCCAGGGAATGCAGCCACTTGTAAGCTTTTATCGAGGTAAAAAGGAACCCAAAACATGTGCGTTGTTTCTACGATATGGCTTTATATCCACACTGTTGACTTCCATTGTATCCCTTGCTATCTGTTTGATATTGACACCATTACTTGTATCGATCTTCCTTGATCCATCAAGTGGGGAATTGTTTAATGAAAGTGTCAAAGCTTTTCGGGAATACTCCTTATGTTATCTGGTTATTGGATATAACATTGTTGCCAGTGGTTATTTTGCGGCGAGTGAACAAAGTCGTTACTCCTTTACGATATCCGTATTAAGAGGCTTTATCATGATTGCGTTAAGCGTATTATTGATGGGATATCTCTTTCAGGGAGATGGTATCTGGTATGCGACGCTTGTATGTGAATCAGTTACATTGCTTGTGAGCGTTACATTTCTTTGGAAACAAAAGAAAAAAGGTGAGGCTGCCCTAAGTATTGCTTAG
- a CDS encoding MerR family transcriptional regulator: protein MKNYYKINEISKLYNIGVDSIRYYEELGILHPKRASNGYRQYTTNDIHRLNVIRDLRSLGFSMQSIKAYLENQSISSSLAFMEKEEKIIKEKIKELKRIEESVKIRKKSLRQSQKIIPNQIQKEHFHERKCVALKSSTNRSDADLQLVRLSKEYEKNLFIIGNFNTGYILDMSDENDIHPHSVFIVGDNLESYEFLLPEGDYLTYYYKGKRDESNTYIKALLTYAHTHGYEIDDYAMEFFIIDDHETKIEEEFITQLQIKIK, encoded by the coding sequence ATGAAGAACTACTATAAGATTAATGAAATCAGTAAGCTTTATAATATCGGTGTAGATTCTATCCGTTATTATGAAGAGCTTGGCATTCTGCATCCAAAACGTGCTAGTAATGGATATCGTCAATATACAACCAATGATATCCACCGGTTGAATGTCATTCGTGATTTAAGAAGTCTTGGCTTTTCTATGCAAAGCATTAAAGCATATCTGGAAAATCAAAGTATTTCTTCTTCCCTTGCCTTTATGGAAAAAGAAGAAAAAATCATCAAGGAAAAAATTAAAGAATTAAAACGCATCGAAGAAAGTGTAAAAATTAGAAAGAAATCACTTCGTCAAAGTCAAAAGATCATCCCTAACCAAATACAGAAGGAGCACTTTCATGAACGTAAATGCGTTGCGTTAAAGAGTTCTACCAATCGAAGTGATGCGGATTTACAGCTGGTTCGTTTATCAAAAGAATATGAAAAGAATCTGTTTATCATTGGTAATTTCAATACTGGTTATATCCTTGATATGAGTGATGAGAATGATATTCATCCACACAGTGTATTTATTGTAGGAGATAATCTAGAATCCTATGAGTTTTTATTACCAGAAGGAGATTATCTGACGTATTATTATAAAGGAAAACGTGATGAAAGCAACACCTATATCAAAGCGTTATTAACCTATGCCCATACACATGGCTATGAAATAGATGATTATGCAATGGAATTCTTTATCATTGATGATCATGAAACCAAGATTGAAGAAGAATTTATCACACAGCTACAAATCAAAATCAAATGA
- the pepF gene encoding oligoendopeptidase F → MKRNEIETELTWDLSGLFKDQKAFDDQFEKAKAYIHKLCQFKGHIADSKNSFIAFMNTREELMRYMENIEVYASMCVDVDSENEAVQENLSKANSLIDLQTSSLTFIDNEIIASKDAIETYLKDEDCKDFRYAMSEIFRTIPHRLDEKTEALLGDVVTLAKCPEDTFRSFPLNFEPVIVDGKEEFLNGATYISFLQNKDVDVRKQAFEHYFKEYQTYQNVFMNTLSAHAKGQVLLAKARNFKNALSASLFEDGVEEDLFHKVLYMGNEKYHDYVQEYFSLRKEILQLDVQHVYDIQLELVNEVDVKYSIDDCFDIMDEALKVLGDDYIQLLHKAKAERWIDFMPCKGKRSGAYSWGTYDSKPYIMTNFNGDYESLSTLAHELGHSMHSYFSWENNRAMNSGYRIFVAEVASTVNEVLLNDYLLKTSKDNNYKAYILSNLLTQLIGTLYRQPMYAKFEYDLHTWVENKEVISSQKITQHFLDLNKQYFGDSVEVDDLQRYGCYYIPHFYYNFYVYKYTLGMSVALSFVKRIQQGDVQAYREFLTKGGSESPLDELIHAGVDPRDDQVYDDAFTFFKETLDQFKELVK, encoded by the coding sequence ATGAAAAGAAATGAAATTGAAACAGAACTTACATGGGATTTAAGTGGATTATTTAAGGATCAGAAAGCCTTTGATGATCAATTTGAAAAAGCAAAGGCATATATCCATAAGCTATGCCAGTTTAAAGGGCATATTGCGGATAGTAAAAACAGCTTTATCGCCTTCATGAATACACGTGAGGAACTTATGCGTTATATGGAAAACATCGAAGTATATGCCAGTATGTGTGTGGATGTGGATTCAGAAAATGAAGCTGTACAGGAAAATTTGTCAAAGGCAAATAGTCTGATTGATTTACAGACAAGCTCTTTAACCTTCATTGACAATGAAATTATCGCATCAAAAGATGCTATTGAAACTTATCTGAAGGATGAGGATTGTAAAGATTTCCGTTATGCGATGTCTGAAATCTTTCGTACCATTCCTCATCGCTTAGATGAAAAAACAGAAGCCTTATTGGGAGATGTTGTCACATTGGCAAAATGCCCAGAAGATACCTTTAGAAGCTTTCCTTTAAACTTTGAGCCAGTCATTGTAGATGGGAAAGAAGAATTCTTAAATGGCGCTACTTATATATCTTTCCTTCAAAATAAAGATGTAGATGTTAGAAAACAGGCCTTTGAACATTACTTTAAAGAATATCAAACATATCAAAATGTCTTTATGAATACACTAAGTGCTCACGCAAAAGGACAAGTTCTGCTCGCAAAAGCAAGAAACTTCAAGAATGCATTATCTGCCAGCCTGTTTGAAGATGGTGTAGAAGAAGATTTATTCCATAAAGTATTATATATGGGAAATGAAAAATACCATGACTATGTACAAGAATATTTCTCATTACGTAAAGAAATACTACAACTAGATGTACAACATGTTTATGATATTCAATTAGAACTGGTAAATGAAGTGGATGTGAAGTATTCGATTGATGATTGTTTTGATATTATGGATGAAGCATTAAAGGTTTTAGGGGATGATTATATTCAACTACTGCACAAAGCAAAAGCTGAACGCTGGATTGATTTTATGCCATGTAAAGGAAAACGCAGTGGTGCATATTCCTGGGGTACTTACGATTCTAAGCCATACATCATGACCAATTTCAATGGAGATTATGAATCTTTAAGTACACTGGCACATGAATTGGGACACTCCATGCATTCCTATTTTTCATGGGAAAACAATCGTGCCATGAATAGTGGTTATCGTATCTTTGTGGCAGAAGTCGCAAGTACAGTAAATGAAGTCTTATTAAATGACTATTTGTTGAAAACAAGCAAAGATAACAACTATAAAGCTTATATCCTCAGCAATCTTTTAACACAGTTAATCGGTACGCTGTATCGTCAGCCAATGTATGCGAAATTTGAATATGATCTGCATACATGGGTAGAAAATAAAGAAGTCATTTCTTCACAAAAGATTACACAGCATTTCCTTGATTTAAATAAACAATATTTTGGAGATAGTGTAGAAGTCGATGATTTACAACGCTATGGCTGTTACTATATTCCACACTTCTACTACAACTTCTATGTTTATAAATATACTTTGGGAATGTCTGTGGCATTATCCTTTGTGAAACGCATCCAACAAGGAGATGTACAGGCTTATCGTGAATTCCTTACAAAAGGAGGAAGTGAATCACCTTTAGATGAATTGATTCATGCTGGTGTTGATCCAAGAGATGATCAGGTATATGATGATGCCTTTACATTCTTCAAAGAAACCTTAGATCAATTTAAAGAGCTGGTAAAATAA
- a CDS encoding leucine-rich repeat domain-containing protein: MIIKDEMLAAAIARTLQIPQEAIDEKQMEKLTTLSARSAGIVSLDGLQYAINLDYLDLCGNSIEDLEPIKDLREIEYLNLSKNMLRDIQALREYRQLLRLDISRNNLYTMDISALAGMINLEELNLERSKVDNLSYLENVKKLKKLYVGIENGPFPLSILGMLDELKELHMNKMWLYDISDLTYLKHIEVLDLSTNLFSDLSPLQYCKDTLRSLNLTNNEYLVDCSMLAEFPNLETLDLSFNHVKDFSFLKKLKKLKDFRIIQGGLTDLRNLKGLTKLEKLDISENRVTHTEVLEEMKNLTYFKASFCFLKSIDFLKNAKQLEELNVYNNQIKNIDVLKGCDKMTTLDVGNNDIRHIDSLEGMINLECLGLSNNDIRDLKPLKDLTNLSSIDLYGNVIEDLNPLKKLCNLTRLRLDHNSVMDLSPLVSCQYLSSLTLKANYVTDVTPLSKLKNLYELRLDENPIEDISVLEDMEYYDKFSY, translated from the coding sequence ATGATCATAAAAGATGAAATGCTGGCGGCGGCAATTGCCCGTACGTTACAGATACCACAGGAAGCCATAGATGAGAAGCAGATGGAAAAATTAACGACGTTATCTGCCCGTTCAGCCGGCATTGTTTCACTTGATGGTTTACAATATGCCATTAATCTGGATTATTTAGATCTATGCGGAAACAGCATTGAAGATCTAGAGCCAATCAAGGATTTGAGGGAGATAGAATATTTAAATCTGTCTAAAAATATGCTGCGTGATATTCAGGCTCTTCGTGAATATCGTCAGCTGTTACGTTTGGATATCTCAAGAAATAATTTGTATACCATGGATATCTCTGCCCTTGCAGGTATGATTAATCTGGAAGAATTGAATCTGGAACGCAGTAAGGTAGATAATCTGTCTTATCTGGAAAATGTAAAGAAATTGAAGAAGTTATATGTTGGTATTGAAAACGGACCATTCCCATTATCCATACTGGGCATGCTGGATGAATTAAAAGAATTACATATGAATAAGATGTGGCTGTATGATATCAGTGATTTAACTTATTTGAAACACATTGAAGTATTAGACTTATCCACAAACCTGTTTTCTGATTTAAGTCCTTTACAGTATTGTAAAGATACACTTCGTTCATTAAACTTAACAAACAATGAATATTTGGTGGATTGCAGTATGCTTGCGGAATTCCCAAATCTGGAAACATTAGATTTATCATTTAATCATGTCAAAGATTTTTCTTTCTTGAAGAAGCTGAAGAAATTAAAAGATTTTCGTATTATCCAGGGTGGATTGACAGACCTTCGTAATTTAAAGGGATTGACAAAACTCGAAAAACTGGATATTTCAGAAAACCGTGTCACACATACAGAAGTATTAGAAGAAATGAAAAATCTGACATACTTTAAAGCAAGCTTTTGTTTCTTGAAAAGTATTGATTTCTTAAAGAATGCAAAACAGCTGGAAGAATTGAATGTATATAATAATCAGATCAAAAATATTGATGTTTTAAAAGGCTGTGATAAAATGACAACCTTGGATGTTGGCAATAATGATATCCGTCATATTGACTCTTTAGAAGGTATGATCAATCTGGAATGTTTAGGATTAAGCAATAATGACATCCGTGATTTAAAACCATTAAAAGATCTGACCAATCTAAGTTCTATTGATTTATATGGCAATGTAATCGAAGATTTAAATCCATTAAAGAAATTGTGCAATCTGACACGTTTGCGTTTAGATCACAACAGTGTTATGGATTTAAGTCCATTGGTAAGCTGCCAATATCTAAGTTCTTTAACATTGAAGGCAAATTATGTAACCGATGTTACACCGCTTTCCAAGCTGAAAAATTTGTATGAATTACGCTTAGATGAAAATCCAATTGAAGATATCAGTGTATTAGAAGATATGGAATACTACGATAAATTCTCATATTAA
- the ugpC gene encoding sn-glycerol-3-phosphate ABC transporter ATP-binding protein UgpC: MAELSLKHIDKVYDNNVQAVFDFNLEIKDKEFIVFVGPSGCGKSTTLRMIAGLEDITAGEFYIDGKLMNDIEPKDRDIAMVFQSYALYPHMSVYDNMAFGLQLRKTPKEEIDKRVREAAKILEIEPYLDRKPKALSGGQRQRVALGRAIVRNAKVFLMDEPLSNLDAKLRVQMRSEIIKLHERIGATSIYVTHDQTEAMTMADRIVVMKGGYIQQIGAPKEIYNNPANMFVAGFLGAPATNFVKGTYTHKKFVTDGQEIIVPDMFIESLQPYEGKELVMGIRPEDLHGEGIVAETYPSAAFDFHVEVSELLGHEYILHGSFHNQPMNAKVAARIEAKPHETIALTMDLSKVHFFDPETENRIM, encoded by the coding sequence ATGGCAGAATTATCATTAAAACATATAGATAAGGTATATGACAATAACGTTCAGGCTGTATTTGATTTCAATTTAGAGATCAAAGACAAGGAATTTATTGTATTCGTAGGACCTTCCGGATGTGGAAAATCTACAACACTTCGTATGATTGCCGGTTTGGAGGATATCACTGCAGGAGAATTTTACATTGACGGGAAACTGATGAATGATATAGAACCTAAAGATCGTGATATCGCCATGGTATTCCAGTCTTATGCATTATATCCACACATGAGTGTCTATGACAATATGGCATTTGGTTTACAGCTTCGTAAAACACCAAAAGAAGAAATTGACAAACGTGTTCGTGAAGCAGCTAAAATTTTGGAAATTGAACCATATTTGGATCGTAAGCCAAAAGCATTATCTGGTGGACAGCGTCAGCGTGTTGCGCTGGGGCGTGCAATCGTTCGTAATGCGAAAGTATTCTTAATGGATGAACCACTTTCCAACCTGGACGCAAAATTGCGTGTACAGATGCGTAGTGAAATTATCAAACTGCATGAAAGAATCGGAGCTACTTCTATTTATGTAACACACGATCAGACAGAAGCCATGACAATGGCCGATCGTATCGTTGTTATGAAAGGTGGATATATCCAGCAAATTGGGGCACCAAAAGAAATTTATAACAATCCTGCCAACATGTTTGTCGCAGGATTCCTGGGAGCACCAGCAACAAACTTTGTGAAAGGTACATATACTCATAAAAAATTCGTTACAGATGGACAGGAAATCATCGTTCCGGATATGTTTATTGAAAGCTTACAGCCATATGAAGGCAAAGAGCTAGTCATGGGTATTCGTCCAGAAGATTTACATGGAGAAGGTATTGTTGCGGAAACTTATCCAAGTGCAGCATTTGATTTCCATGTGGAAGTCAGTGAATTGTTAGGACATGAATATATCCTTCATGGAAGCTTCCACAATCAGCCAATGAATGCGAAGGTTGCGGCTAGAATTGAAGCGAAACCTCATGAAACAATCGCATTGACAATGGATCTAAGTAAAGTACATTTCTTTGATCCAGAAACTGAAAATAGAATCATGTAG
- a CDS encoding HD domain-containing protein yields the protein MDRLELIRIETDKIIQKLANEENRKFAYLHSYGVSQCAIYLATVRKLDVELAGVAGMLHDIAIYAENCPHKDHAQRSAVLAKSILEESKLFKEDEIIAITSAIATHSDKMSRTDSRFAEMLKDSDVLQHYLYNPNIELQEKDRYRLYYLLEDLKKMHQKGEAS from the coding sequence ATGGATCGCTTAGAACTTATTCGTATCGAAACTGACAAGATTATTCAAAAGCTGGCTAATGAGGAAAATCGAAAGTTTGCCTATTTGCATAGTTATGGTGTTTCTCAATGTGCCATTTATCTGGCAACTGTAAGGAAACTTGATGTTGAACTTGCCGGTGTCGCTGGTATGTTACATGACATTGCAATTTATGCAGAAAATTGTCCTCATAAAGATCATGCACAACGAAGTGCTGTTTTAGCAAAATCTATCTTAGAAGAATCAAAACTGTTTAAAGAAGATGAAATAATCGCCATCACAAGTGCAATTGCCACGCACTCAGATAAAATGTCCCGTACAGATTCCCGTTTTGCGGAAATGTTGAAAGACAGTGATGTATTACAGCATTATCTGTATAACCCAAATATTGAGTTACAGGAAAAAGACCGTTATCGTTTATATTATCTATTAGAGGACTTAAAAAAGATGCATCAAAAAGGTGAAGCATCCTAA